The genome window GGATTTGCCAAATTGGCTACCGGCATTAATTGTGTTGCCGAAGGAAGACTGCTTGAGTAATTGTACCTAAAAGTAATGAACTTTGACTTATCAAATTTATACCTTACTTGTGCATTACCATAAGGCAGCACATATTGCTGATTCAAATCAGTGGCATTGTTCAGGTAAAGTGAATGATTATTGTAATCAACTATAGAAGTTTTGGAATTCAAAGTAAAAGTAAAATTGTTTTTTTCCAAAGTAAGACCCGCTTTTGGAGTAATCGAATTTTGACTTGAGGTAATATAATTTGTCTGAAGATTATTTAAAATTGAATACGTTTGAGCTGCATCATCATAATCATAGGTTTTCGCATCATTTACTTCACTGTCCCACCCTAATTCTGTTCCAAGTCGAATTCGCAGTGAATCAGTTATTGGTTCCGTAAATTCAATTTCGGCCGAATATGAGTCAGCAGTATTATTACTTTTTCCATTTTGATGACGCTCATCATTCTGTCTGTTACCTTGTTTAAAAACAGTTTTCGACTCATTTATTGCATCCGAATCGCTATTGGAATTAGTATTACTGAAAACAAAACTCAGGTTACGGGCTTTTCTTTCAAAAGCTTTATTAAAATTTATGGTATTCCCAAAATTAGCAGATGCATTTTCTTTGTATGAAGTCCCGTTACTTTCATTTAAAGATACACCATTTTGATCTGTAGCTGCACTAGAAGATTCTGAGTTGCTGTTGGTACGGGATTTACTGATATTTGGTGTAACAACCAGTCTTGTTGTTGGATTTATTTTATATTCAAACTCAAAATTAGCCTTATTTTCCGTGCCTTCATTTCTGGTTTTTGAAGTTGAGTCGGTAAAATTAGTGCTGGTTGATGATAAAAATTCTGTCTGCTTGGATTTCGATTGATTTTCATTAATTGTATTCTTAAAATCATAGCCAGCCGTTGTATTAAAAACTTTCGCCCACTCATCCGAATAATTAAAACTTACCAGATTAGTTGTCGTAATTCCTTTTCCAGATGCCGTGGCTCTAGTTGCCTGCCTGCTGTTTCGTCCGCCTCCCATATTATCAAACACTTCGTCCATAGCAAAACCGGTCGAATTGATATTATTAGCAGAACCCAGTAAACTTATTTTTTGTTTATTATTAAAATAGTTCAAAATAAAACTATTTTCATAACGGTCGTCAGTTCCATAACCGCCCATTATTTTACCAAAAAGACCTTTATTTTTCTTTTCATCAATAGTAAAATTGATACTGGAATCATCCGAACTGGCTTCTTGTTTAGACAGTTCTTCTTTTTTAGTTTTAAAATCAGAAATCTGAACTTTATTAATCATATCGGCTGGCATATTTTTCAGCAATATAGCACCATCCTTACCAAAGAAAGATTTCCCGTTAACCAAAAACTGAGTTACTTCCTTTCCATTAGCCGTAACTTTTCCATCTGTATCAACCTCTACTCCAGGCAGCTGTTTCAGCAAAGTCTCAACATTGGCATCAGGACGCACTTTATATGAGGCTGCATTAAACTCTAGAGTATCTTTTTTTATTTTAATAGGAGGTGCGTCATTTTTTACAACTACTTCTTTTAATGCAGTTTCATTTTGGGCTAAATATAATTTTCCAAAATCTTTATTTTCCAAAAGTTTATTCTGCTCTTCTGTGTATGTCTGATAGCCCATAAAATTTATCTTCAAGAAAACTGGCTTATCGTATTTTTTGGTATTTATTTTGAATTCCCCATTTTTATCAGTAGTCGTATATTCAACAACTGTTGAATCTTTGACATTAGAGAAATAAACCATAGCCGATTCCAATGGTTTTTGAGTATTTATATCATAGACAGTTCCTTTGATAGTAATATTATTTTGAGCATTAGCTGCAAAAAATAAAAACACAAACAGTAAAGCGG of Flavobacterium marginilacus contains these proteins:
- a CDS encoding outer membrane beta-barrel protein; amino-acid sequence: MSKIYAALLFVFLFFAANAQNNITIKGTVYDINTQKPLESAMVYFSNVKDSTVVEYTTTDKNGEFKINTKKYDKPVFLKINFMGYQTYTEEQNKLLENKDFGKLYLAQNETALKEVVVKNDAPPIKIKKDTLEFNAASYKVRPDANVETLLKQLPGVEVDTDGKVTANGKEVTQFLVNGKSFFGKDGAILLKNMPADMINKVQISDFKTKKEELSKQEASSDDSSINFTIDEKKNKGLFGKIMGGYGTDDRYENSFILNYFNNKQKISLLGSANNINSTGFAMDEVFDNMGGGRNSRQATRATASGKGITTTNLVSFNYSDEWAKVFNTTAGYDFKNTINENQSKSKQTEFLSSTSTNFTDSTSKTRNEGTENKANFEFEYKINPTTRLVVTPNISKSRTNSNSESSSAATDQNGVSLNESNGTSYKENASANFGNTINFNKAFERKARNLSFVFSNTNSNSDSDAINESKTVFKQGNRQNDERHQNGKSNNTADSYSAEIEFTEPITDSLRIRLGTELGWDSEVNDAKTYDYDDAAQTYSILNNLQTNYITSSQNSITPKAGLTLEKNNFTFTLNSKTSIVDYNNHSLYLNNATDLNQQYVLPYGNAQVRYKFDKSKFITFRYNYSSSLPSATQLMPVANLANPLNTVIGNPELNVNKVNSVNINYRNFDMRTRSGYNIFASGDFYDSAVVASSIYDTVTGKRITKYQNVTGTYRTSVGGNWGQSIKMDAHVVRYGLRLNGSYSLDKRFTNAVLYSAKSLAVSPNVYVSYDYGELLSVSPSYGLSYNESTYSNSSINASSNVVHRINIQTTNYWPKNWIFGNDFGYNYNSNISGDFKKDFYLWNTSLSYGFFEKKMTLKVKVYDVLNQNQSASRTISATTIRDEENTVLKRYAMFSLTYKLGTFGGPRDRRQPPGGGYGGFRREGMNMD